DNA from Hyalangium gracile:
ACATGCTGAAGAAGCTGGACGAGATGTCCATGGCCGTCATCCGCAACCTGGCCTGATAAACGGCTAGCAGCGGTTGATGTACCCGGAGCCGGACTTGCGTGGGCGATGCAGCCCGAGCGCAAGCCCGGCTCCTGCCTTTGCGGGCCAGGAGACATGCACGTCGCGAAGGTGCTGCCTGGGCGCTCCGCAGGAGGTAGGGTTCCCGGGAGCCGAGGCGCGATCATGGCGACGCGCCCCGCGGCGGCTCCGGGCGGCGGAGCCTCGACTCGAGAAGAGACGCGACTATGAGAACGATGCTCAAGTGGGTGATGACCGCATGCCTGGTGGGGATGCTCGCTTCCTGCGATGACAAGGGCAGCTCGGGGCCCGATGGCGGCCCGGGGCCGGGAGGCGGAGATGGCGGGGGAGGGGGCGGAAACTCGGGGACCGTGGAGCCCGGCGTGCTCAAGGGCCGGGTGGTGAACAACCAGGGGCAGCCCATCGAAGGCGCGGTCATCTACACCGGCGCCGCTCGCGACAACGGCATCCCGGGCGAGACCCGAACGGATGCCCAGGGCAACTACCAGATGACCAAGCTGCCGTCGCAGGTGCCCTACAAGGTCTGGGCCTGGGTGGACGTGAACTACCGCAACAAGAAGTACTGCCTTCGCGTCTCTCCCGATCAGCCGGGCGACTACGAGATCTTCGGGATCAAGGACGGAGCCATCCGCAACTTCCGCTGGAGGCTGCAGGGCCGCATGGAGGACTCGACGGCGA
Protein-coding regions in this window:
- a CDS encoding carboxypeptidase regulatory-like domain-containing protein — its product is MRTMLKWVMTACLVGMLASCDDKGSSGPDGGPGPGGGDGGGGGGNSGTVEPGVLKGRVVNNQGQPIEGAVIYTGAARDNGIPGETRTDAQGNYQMTKLPSQVPYKVWAWVDVNYRNKKYCLRVSPDQPGDYEIFGIKDGAIRNFRWRLQGRMEDSTATPEEDGAWFGGTIRLFSNFEDGDYKSIIELTFTPNGPLIDGSAGSVVQKSVDLQKGTFVLDIPVGAYKVTATRVKSDGTRVSARLGPNSTEGSAEYDFEFKPAPTTLACGTYAGTITGLDRGIMYVHSP